Proteins from a single region of Dysosmobacter acutus:
- the ilvA gene encoding threonine ammonia-lyase, producing MLTLDQFKEARGVLQGVISQTNLVYSRYFSQLCGNQVYLKPENMQVTGAYKIRGAYYKTTKLTEEQKGHGLITASAGNHAQGVAYAAKVAGVKATVVMPTTTPLMKVNHTKEYGAEVILHGAVFDDAADYAVKLAEKNGMTYIPPFNDLDIACGQGTIAYEIFQSLPDVDVILVPVGGGGLAAGVSTLAKLLNPHVRIIGVEPAGAASMKASVEAGHVVSLPSAVTIADGVAVRTPGDVVFPYVQQNVDEFLTIEDDELVEAFLDIMENHKMVVENAGLLSVAALKQLNDQGKNVVSILSGGNMDVITMSSLVQHGLISRGRVFTFSVMLPDRPGELLHVAEIVARENGNIIKLDHNQFVNINRQSKVELRVTLEAFGHEHKEAILEAMRKEGYHACLVDSKNIYN from the coding sequence ATGCTTACACTGGATCAATTCAAAGAGGCCCGCGGCGTGCTGCAGGGCGTCATCTCCCAGACAAACCTGGTTTACAGCCGGTATTTTTCCCAGCTTTGCGGCAATCAGGTCTACTTAAAGCCGGAAAACATGCAGGTCACCGGCGCCTACAAGATTCGCGGAGCCTATTATAAGACCACCAAGCTGACGGAAGAGCAAAAGGGCCATGGGCTGATTACCGCCTCTGCGGGCAATCACGCGCAGGGCGTGGCTTATGCGGCCAAAGTGGCCGGGGTGAAGGCCACTGTGGTTATGCCCACCACCACGCCGCTGATGAAGGTCAACCACACCAAGGAGTACGGCGCGGAGGTGATTCTCCACGGCGCGGTGTTTGATGATGCGGCGGATTATGCGGTGAAGTTGGCGGAGAAAAACGGCATGACCTATATTCCGCCCTTCAACGATCTGGATATCGCCTGCGGACAGGGCACCATTGCCTACGAGATTTTTCAGTCCCTTCCGGACGTGGACGTCATCCTGGTGCCTGTCGGCGGCGGAGGACTGGCGGCGGGGGTCTCGACCCTGGCCAAATTGCTGAATCCTCACGTGCGGATCATCGGCGTGGAGCCGGCGGGCGCCGCTTCCATGAAGGCATCTGTGGAGGCCGGTCACGTGGTGTCGCTCCCTTCCGCTGTCACCATTGCGGACGGAGTGGCCGTGCGGACACCCGGTGACGTGGTGTTCCCCTATGTGCAGCAGAACGTGGACGAGTTTCTCACCATCGAGGACGACGAGTTGGTGGAAGCGTTTCTTGACATTATGGAGAACCACAAGATGGTGGTGGAAAACGCGGGACTGCTGTCTGTGGCGGCACTGAAGCAGCTGAACGACCAGGGAAAAAATGTGGTGTCCATCCTCTCCGGTGGCAATATGGACGTTATTACCATGTCCAGCCTGGTACAGCACGGCCTGATCAGCCGCGGGAGAGTGTTCACCTTCTCCGTTATGCTGCCGGATCGCCCCGGCGAGCTGCTCCATGTGGCGGAGATCGTGGCCCGGGAGAACGGAAATATCATCAAATTAGACCACAACCAGTTCGTGAACATCAACCGCCAGAGCAAGGTGGAGCTGCGTGTGACACTGGAGGCGTTTGGCCACGAGCATAAAGAGGCCATTTTGGAAGCCATGCGGAAAGAAGGCTACCACGCCTGCCTGGTGGACTCCAAGAATATCTACAACTGA